Proteins encoded by one window of Yersinia massiliensis:
- the galU gene encoding UTP--glucose-1-phosphate uridylyltransferase GalU — MKSLKAVIPVAGLGTRMLPATKAIPKEMLPVVDKPLIQYIVKECVAAGVKEIVLVSHSSKNAIENHFDTSFELEAALESRVKRQLLKEIKNICPPDVTIMQVRQGHAKGLGHAVLCAQPMVGDNPFIVLLPDVLLDDATADLTKENLASMIKRFDETGRSQIMVEPVPREDVSKYGIADCGHVDLAPGESTLMTAVVEKPSVDDAPSNLAVVGRYVLSKDIWPLLKKTPRGAGDEIQLTDAIAMLMEQEPVEAFHMTGKSHDCGDKLGYMKAFVTYGVRHNTEGENFVAWLKQQVI, encoded by the coding sequence ATGAAGTCTTTGAAAGCAGTCATTCCTGTTGCTGGGCTTGGTACGCGCATGTTGCCAGCGACCAAGGCGATTCCGAAAGAAATGCTACCCGTGGTCGATAAGCCACTTATTCAATATATCGTGAAAGAATGTGTTGCTGCGGGTGTAAAAGAGATTGTTCTCGTCAGCCACTCTTCCAAAAATGCGATAGAAAATCATTTTGATACCTCATTTGAATTGGAAGCTGCGCTGGAGTCGCGTGTTAAGCGGCAGCTTTTGAAAGAAATCAAAAATATCTGCCCACCTGATGTAACCATCATGCAAGTGCGTCAAGGCCACGCAAAAGGGCTAGGGCATGCTGTGCTCTGCGCACAGCCGATGGTGGGTGATAACCCGTTTATTGTTTTGTTGCCAGATGTTTTACTCGATGATGCAACAGCTGATTTAACGAAAGAAAACTTGGCCAGCATGATCAAACGTTTCGATGAGACTGGGCGCAGCCAAATCATGGTAGAGCCAGTGCCAAGAGAAGATGTATCCAAGTATGGTATTGCTGATTGCGGCCATGTGGATTTAGCACCGGGTGAAAGCACCCTGATGACGGCTGTGGTTGAGAAACCTTCAGTGGACGATGCGCCATCGAACCTTGCGGTAGTGGGGCGGTATGTGTTGTCGAAAGATATCTGGCCATTGTTGAAGAAAACCCCTCGTGGTGCAGGGGATGAAATTCAGTTGACTGATGCTATTGCGATGCTGATGGAGCAAGAGCCTGTTGAAGCTTTTCATATGACGGGTAAATCTCACGATTGCGGCGACAAATTGGGCTATATGAAGGCCTTTGTCACTTATGGCGTGCGCCATAATACCGAAGGTGAGAATTTTGTAGCCTGGCTAAAACAGCAAGTTATCTAG
- a CDS encoding glycosyltransferase family 4 protein, translated as MLKVLHFYKTYYPDSFGGVEQVIFQLCEGGASRGIDSTVLSLSRRGTITNQKIGSHTVYCSPINLEVASTPFSFQALEDFKKLAQQADIIHYHFPFPFMDMVHFVASLNKPTVVSYHSDIVKQKNILKLYSPLMNRFLGDVSKIVAASPNYVATSETLKKFADKVCVIPYGLDEKSYPVSDPERLAFWRNKFGQRFFLFVGAFRYYKGLHILIEAAKNSSYPIVIVGAGPIESELKRQVLALNISNISFLGAVSDEDKAALLSLCYAVVFPSHLRSEAFGITLLEGAMYGKPLISSEIGTGTTFININQKTGLVIPPSDPIALRTAMDQLWNDVELAAKFGDNARARYLEHFTSEKMVSSYIELYNDIVSI; from the coding sequence ATGCTAAAAGTATTGCATTTTTATAAGACATATTACCCAGATTCTTTTGGCGGTGTTGAGCAAGTTATTTTTCAGCTATGTGAGGGAGGGGCAAGTAGGGGAATTGATTCAACGGTACTTTCTTTAAGCCGGCGTGGCACAATCACAAATCAGAAAATAGGTTCACATACTGTTTATTGTTCGCCAATAAATCTAGAAGTAGCTTCAACGCCTTTTTCCTTTCAAGCCCTAGAAGACTTTAAAAAACTTGCTCAGCAAGCGGATATTATCCATTACCACTTTCCATTCCCATTTATGGATATGGTTCATTTTGTCGCGAGCTTAAATAAGCCTACAGTAGTTAGTTATCATTCTGATATCGTAAAACAAAAGAATATACTGAAACTGTATTCGCCGCTGATGAACCGATTTTTAGGTGATGTTTCAAAAATTGTTGCTGCTTCACCAAACTATGTTGCCACAAGTGAAACGTTGAAAAAATTTGCCGATAAAGTGTGTGTTATTCCTTACGGTTTGGATGAGAAGTCATATCCAGTTTCAGATCCTGAACGTTTGGCATTTTGGCGTAACAAGTTTGGTCAGCGTTTTTTCTTGTTTGTGGGTGCCTTCCGTTATTATAAGGGCCTACATATCCTAATTGAAGCCGCTAAAAACTCTTCTTATCCTATAGTAATTGTAGGTGCTGGTCCGATCGAGTCCGAGCTAAAAAGGCAAGTGCTAGCACTTAATATAAGTAATATATCCTTTTTAGGAGCAGTGTCCGACGAGGATAAAGCCGCGTTGTTGTCCCTCTGCTATGCGGTGGTGTTCCCCTCTCACTTACGTTCTGAAGCTTTTGGTATCACTTTATTGGAAGGCGCTATGTATGGAAAGCCTTTAATCTCTAGTGAGATAGGAACAGGTACAACCTTTATTAATATTAATCAGAAAACGGGGTTGGTCATACCGCCATCAGATCCAATTGCACTGAGAACGGCGATGGATCAACTCTGGAATGATGTTGAATTAGCTGCGAAATTTGGTGATAACGCTAGAGCTCGCTATTTAGAGCATTTCACCTCAGAGAAAATGGTTTCAAGTTATATAGAACTATATAATGATATTGTTAGTATCTGA
- the galU gene encoding UTP--glucose-1-phosphate uridylyltransferase GalU: MTKLKAVIPVAGLGMRMLPATKAIPKEMLPIVDKPLIQYVVNECVAAGIKEIILITHSSKNAVENHFDTSYELEAMLEARVKRQLLDEVQSICPPGVTIMHIRQGHAEGLGHAVLCAKPLVGDAPFAVLLPDVLIDDAKSDLTRDNLAQLVKRFEETGTSQVLVHAVDPDALSNYSVISCEKSVLAAGESSRIKAMVEKPQSPADLKSNLSAVGRYVLSASIWPLLEKTKPGAWGRIQLTDAIDALAGEEPVDAVALTGESYNCGEKLGYMRAYVAYGLRHPQQGAEFKAWLKEFVS; this comes from the coding sequence ATGACTAAATTGAAAGCAGTTATCCCAGTTGCGGGCTTGGGCATGAGAATGCTTCCAGCCACGAAAGCCATTCCAAAAGAAATGCTGCCTATTGTTGATAAGCCTTTGATTCAATATGTCGTTAACGAATGTGTTGCTGCTGGTATTAAAGAAATCATTTTAATCACCCATTCATCTAAGAATGCGGTAGAAAACCATTTCGATACTTCTTATGAATTAGAAGCCATGCTGGAAGCGCGTGTTAAGCGCCAGCTATTGGACGAAGTACAATCTATCTGCCCACCGGGCGTGACCATCATGCATATACGCCAAGGCCACGCTGAAGGTCTGGGCCATGCGGTATTATGTGCCAAACCGCTTGTTGGGGATGCGCCGTTTGCGGTATTGCTGCCAGATGTGCTGATTGATGATGCGAAGTCAGACTTAACGCGAGATAACCTTGCACAGTTGGTCAAACGCTTCGAAGAGACTGGAACAAGCCAAGTTTTAGTGCATGCAGTCGATCCTGATGCGTTATCAAACTATTCCGTGATTTCATGCGAGAAATCTGTGCTGGCAGCGGGTGAGAGCAGCCGTATCAAAGCCATGGTGGAGAAACCACAAAGCCCAGCCGATTTAAAATCTAATTTATCGGCTGTTGGGCGCTATGTGCTGTCTGCCAGTATTTGGCCGCTATTGGAAAAAACCAAACCAGGCGCTTGGGGCCGTATCCAGCTGACTGATGCCATTGATGCTTTGGCAGGGGAAGAGCCTGTTGATGCTGTTGCCTTGACGGGAGAGTCATATAACTGCGGTGAAAAGCTCGGTTATATGCGAGCCTATGTTGCTTATGGTTTGCGCCATCCGCAGCAAGGTGCTGAGTTTAAGGCGTGGCTGAAAGAGTTTGTATCCTAA